The following are encoded together in the Flavobacterium sp. TR2 genome:
- a CDS encoding alpha-ketoglutarate-dependent dioxygenase AlkB family protein, translating to MDLFNPQIDETTNLLPKDGTVHYYGKLFSRQQADFYRDILLNTIEWKNDEAVIFGKLILTKRKVAWYGDQEFEYTYSNTTKKALPWTPELLELKKIIEEKTGETFNSCLLNLYHTGEEGMAWHSDAEKDLKKNGAIGSVSFGAERKFAFKHKESKETVSLILEHGSLLVMKDETQTHWLHRLPPTKTTQKPRVNLTFRTIVR from the coding sequence ATGGACTTATTTAACCCTCAAATAGACGAAACAACTAATCTGCTTCCAAAAGATGGAACGGTGCATTATTACGGAAAATTATTTTCTAGACAGCAAGCTGATTTCTATCGTGATATTTTATTAAACACAATCGAATGGAAAAATGATGAAGCCGTCATCTTTGGGAAATTAATCCTAACCAAAAGAAAAGTCGCGTGGTACGGCGATCAGGAATTTGAATACACGTATTCGAATACTACCAAAAAAGCTTTGCCTTGGACTCCCGAACTTTTAGAGTTAAAAAAAATCATTGAAGAAAAAACGGGAGAAACTTTCAATTCCTGTCTGCTGAACTTATATCATACCGGAGAAGAAGGAATGGCTTGGCATAGCGATGCCGAAAAAGATTTAAAGAAAAATGGCGCAATCGGATCTGTGAGTTTTGGTGCCGAACGAAAATTTGCCTTCAAGCATAAAGAATCAAAAGAAACGGTTTCTCTGATTTTGGAACATGGAAGCTTGCTCGTGATGAAAGATGAAACGCAAACCCACTGGCTTCATCGTCTTCCTCCAACAAAGACTACTCAAAAGCCAAGGGTTAACTTGACTTTTAGAACTATTGTGAGATAG
- a CDS encoding Ada metal-binding domain-containing protein encodes MLQHNKITDSDLRNKIKKGEICFGGNQKLKIYGTLQCSSGKRMKRENRVFFSSEKEAKQNGFRPCGHCMKLEYQKWKNGLI; translated from the coding sequence ATGCTTCAACACAATAAAATAACCGATTCGGATCTTCGAAATAAAATTAAAAAAGGCGAAATTTGTTTCGGTGGCAACCAAAAATTAAAAATCTACGGAACGCTTCAATGTTCTTCGGGAAAAAGAATGAAACGAGAGAATCGCGTCTTTTTTTCTTCTGAAAAAGAAGCAAAACAAAACGGCTTCAGACCTTGCGGACATTGTATGAAATTGGAATATCAAAAATGGAAAAATGGACTTATTTAA